A stretch of Mycobacterium sp. ITM-2016-00316 DNA encodes these proteins:
- a CDS encoding GMC family oxidoreductase — translation MSAAHASDYIVVGAGSAGCVIASRLAAAGAAVTLIEAGGTERRPDVRLPLGVASLFATANWRYPTLADPSKHHQRSAFASGRVVGGSGSINAMVYVRGRAADYDGWAHAGATGWAHQDVLPAFRSIENWSGGQDAYRGAGGPIDVTWCGHRHPVDQAFIEAAVDAGYTRNPDQNGHVQFGIAPVQVNQHHGLRCSAATGYLRSLPSDRRPRLLTKTPVEKVLIEKGRAVGIVSRGTTLRANQGVILSAGAIGTPAVLLRSGIGPDGAVADLTGVGANLQDHLVVAQHWSCEVPTVNTMGPLRAARAVGSLVVHGTGPLTTTPFEAQLFTDEFQIAISPIRYQLDPVRGRARIHRKDAFTVYTVLLHPESRGRVELRDGRPVIDHPRLAHKHDRIRLLDGTALARDLVESQSAMRGLTGRYLDDNGTRGADWLATNESSIYHAVGTCRMGTDEHSVVDPALRVHGIDGLRVVDASVMPTITSGNTNAPTMMIAHRAADLVLHG, via the coding sequence GTGAGCGCGGCTCACGCGTCCGACTACATCGTCGTCGGCGCGGGTTCTGCTGGGTGTGTCATCGCCTCACGATTGGCGGCCGCCGGTGCGGCCGTGACACTCATCGAGGCCGGCGGCACCGAGCGTCGTCCCGACGTTCGGCTACCGTTGGGCGTCGCCAGCCTGTTCGCCACCGCGAACTGGCGGTATCCGACTCTCGCCGATCCGAGTAAGCACCATCAGCGCAGCGCCTTCGCCAGTGGACGCGTCGTCGGCGGCAGCGGGTCGATCAACGCCATGGTGTACGTGCGAGGGCGGGCGGCCGACTACGACGGATGGGCTCACGCGGGGGCAACCGGGTGGGCGCACCAAGATGTCCTGCCCGCCTTCCGATCGATCGAGAACTGGTCCGGTGGCCAGGATGCCTATCGCGGCGCCGGCGGACCGATCGACGTCACCTGGTGCGGACACCGGCACCCGGTCGATCAGGCCTTCATCGAAGCCGCGGTCGACGCCGGATATACCCGCAACCCGGACCAGAACGGGCACGTCCAGTTCGGTATCGCGCCGGTGCAGGTCAACCAACATCATGGCCTGCGATGTTCTGCCGCAACAGGCTATTTGCGCAGTCTGCCCTCCGATCGGCGGCCCCGACTACTCACCAAGACACCGGTCGAGAAGGTCCTGATCGAAAAGGGCCGCGCCGTCGGTATCGTGTCGCGTGGCACAACGCTGCGCGCCAACCAGGGCGTCATCCTCAGCGCCGGGGCCATCGGCACTCCGGCGGTCCTGTTGCGTTCGGGCATCGGGCCAGACGGCGCGGTCGCCGATCTCACCGGAGTCGGTGCCAACCTGCAGGATCATCTCGTCGTCGCACAGCACTGGTCCTGCGAGGTTCCCACCGTCAACACCATGGGCCCGCTGCGGGCGGCACGCGCGGTCGGCTCACTCGTCGTCCACGGAACCGGGCCGCTGACGACGACGCCTTTTGAGGCACAGCTGTTCACCGATGAATTCCAGATTGCGATCAGTCCGATCCGTTATCAGCTCGACCCGGTACGGGGGCGAGCCAGGATCCACCGCAAGGACGCCTTCACCGTCTACACCGTCCTGCTGCATCCGGAATCGCGTGGACGGGTCGAGCTTCGCGATGGCCGCCCGGTGATCGACCACCCGCGCCTGGCCCACAAGCATGACAGGATCCGACTTCTCGACGGCACGGCGCTTGCTCGCGATCTCGTGGAATCTCAGTCCGCCATGCGCGGCCTGACGGGGCGTTATCTCGATGACAACGGCACCCGCGGCGCAGACTGGCTGGCCACCAACGAATCCAGCATCTATCACGCGGTCGGCACGTGCCGGATGGGCACCGACGAACACTCCGTCGTCGACCCCGCGCTGCGTGTGCACGGGATCGACGGCCTGCGTGTCGTGGATGCATCCGTGATGCCGACCATCACATCCGGCAACACCAACGCCCCGACGATGATGATCGCGCATCGAGCCGCCGACTTGGTCTTGCACGGCTGA
- a CDS encoding PaaI family thioesterase, with translation MVLADHILGELPYVCRPPGTWSLTSELTLDIISEMSFSETYFAEGRDISTGTDLFVRCDITDAAGRLVAVGTTRCAYVAGSTVSPAAAGSGRRRQPAATDDIGQFLGLDYQQHSDGLQATLADPGSWVNGFGIMHGGVSACVTELAAAEAISAHNPDLSTAHVHTSYLRPVVVGAPFVAVARPYHVGRSSAVVEVLGYGSGGQLCTVSTVTARRPGRAHPNQPTSPR, from the coding sequence ATGGTTCTGGCCGACCACATCCTCGGCGAGCTGCCCTACGTGTGCCGGCCGCCCGGGACATGGTCGCTGACCTCCGAACTGACGCTGGACATCATCAGCGAAATGTCGTTTTCAGAAACGTATTTCGCTGAGGGACGCGACATCTCCACCGGCACCGACCTATTCGTTCGGTGCGATATCACCGATGCCGCAGGCAGGCTGGTGGCGGTGGGGACCACCCGTTGTGCGTACGTCGCCGGGAGCACCGTCAGCCCGGCCGCCGCCGGTTCCGGGAGGCGTAGGCAGCCGGCCGCGACAGACGACATCGGCCAGTTCCTCGGACTGGACTACCAGCAGCACAGCGACGGTCTGCAGGCGACACTGGCCGACCCCGGGAGCTGGGTCAACGGGTTCGGCATCATGCACGGTGGGGTATCGGCTTGCGTCACCGAACTGGCGGCGGCGGAGGCCATCTCTGCACACAATCCCGACCTGTCCACCGCGCACGTGCACACCAGCTATCTACGGCCGGTCGTCGTCGGAGCGCCGTTCGTCGCCGTCGCCCGGCCGTACCACGTGGGCAGGTCCTCGGCCGTCGTCGAGGTCCTCGGCTACGGCAGCGGAGGCCAGTTGTGCACTGTGTCCACGGTGACCGCCCGGCGTCCAGGCCGCGCCCATCCCAATCAACCCACATCACCGCGATGA
- a CDS encoding SRPBCC family protein: MSTVLRKGDVVRGATVVNASPDDVYDVVSDIRLIPEWSPECVHAEWIAPNVFRGTNRRRLGRWSTTANVVTADPGREFSFAVQLGGADFTTWSYRMESHPSGCLLSEEMQMRVDLPLAALLFERIALRVKDRRSDLRGNIDQSLRRIRELIESGQHRRGAQ, encoded by the coding sequence ATGAGCACAGTTCTACGCAAGGGCGATGTCGTTCGCGGCGCGACGGTGGTCAACGCTTCGCCAGACGACGTGTACGACGTGGTGTCGGATATCCGCCTGATTCCGGAATGGAGCCCGGAGTGTGTCCACGCAGAGTGGATAGCTCCCAACGTGTTTCGCGGAACGAATCGTCGCCGGCTCGGCCGGTGGTCGACAACCGCCAACGTGGTCACCGCGGATCCGGGTCGAGAGTTCAGCTTCGCCGTACAGCTGGGTGGGGCAGATTTCACGACGTGGAGCTACCGGATGGAGTCCCACCCGTCGGGTTGCCTGCTCAGTGAAGAGATGCAGATGCGTGTGGACCTGCCGCTGGCGGCGCTGCTCTTCGAGAGAATCGCGCTGCGCGTCAAGGATCGACGTTCGGATCTGCGGGGCAACATCGACCAATCGCTGCGGCGGATCAGGGAACTGATCGAATCCGGACAGCATCGACGGGGCGCACAGTGA
- a CDS encoding acyl-CoA dehydrogenase family protein, translated as MSTTDAPPANPPVPRTQDHMTHDVWLPDEIIELRMEARSAVEKRLAPFAREIGQREESADSFPWSAFRGLADEGMFAVPFGSEYGRGLQHPMLGTCTVTEEIAYHSSSMAGVYDGQCILVPQTLTYASEELRRQLIPELISGQTAFSFATTEPETSSDLTAERMHTVAEDTPAGYVVNGRKRWITNSIVAGWVSVLVRAGAGSDRATMLLIDLSSPGVRIGVPDLKMGHRGQITADIIFTDVLVPHANLLGHAGNGLSVALSALVRGRVGIGAAGVGVAQAALDLAVARLRTRHVFGGPLGAMQHWQFTMAQRATEIECARTLYQKAATLLDRGDRNAEPEAAMAKAYGTRLANDLIRDAIQIHGALGFARQVGETGESVRLEEMYRDAKILEIFEGANELQQWIVARQLIGRDVTG; from the coding sequence ATGTCGACCACGGATGCGCCGCCCGCCAATCCCCCGGTGCCGCGAACTCAAGACCACATGACCCATGATGTGTGGCTGCCGGACGAGATCATCGAGCTACGCATGGAGGCGCGGTCCGCCGTCGAGAAGCGGCTGGCGCCGTTCGCCCGCGAGATCGGGCAACGTGAGGAATCTGCCGACAGCTTCCCCTGGTCCGCGTTCCGCGGCCTCGCCGACGAGGGGATGTTCGCTGTTCCGTTCGGGTCCGAGTACGGGCGCGGATTGCAGCACCCGATGCTCGGCACCTGCACCGTCACCGAGGAGATCGCGTATCACTCGTCCTCCATGGCCGGCGTCTACGACGGCCAATGCATCCTGGTACCACAGACACTCACTTACGCTTCGGAGGAACTGCGCAGACAGCTGATCCCCGAGCTGATCAGCGGACAGACCGCGTTCTCCTTCGCCACCACCGAGCCGGAGACCAGTTCAGACCTCACCGCCGAGCGCATGCACACCGTGGCCGAGGACACCCCGGCGGGCTATGTGGTCAACGGCCGCAAGCGGTGGATCACGAACAGCATCGTGGCGGGCTGGGTGTCGGTGCTGGTGCGTGCCGGCGCCGGTAGCGACCGAGCGACGATGCTGCTGATCGACCTGTCGTCACCGGGCGTACGGATCGGCGTGCCGGACCTGAAGATGGGGCACCGCGGACAGATCACCGCTGACATCATTTTCACCGACGTTCTTGTCCCGCATGCCAACCTGCTCGGCCACGCAGGAAACGGCCTCAGCGTTGCGCTATCGGCGCTCGTGCGCGGCCGCGTCGGCATCGGCGCCGCGGGTGTCGGTGTCGCCCAGGCCGCCCTGGATCTCGCCGTCGCACGCCTGCGCACCCGCCACGTCTTCGGCGGACCACTAGGTGCGATGCAACATTGGCAGTTCACGATGGCCCAGCGCGCCACCGAAATCGAATGCGCCCGCACTCTTTACCAGAAGGCGGCCACCCTGCTCGACCGCGGCGACCGCAATGCCGAACCCGAAGCCGCAATGGCCAAGGCCTACGGCACCCGCTTGGCCAACGACCTGATCCGCGACGCGATACAGATCCACGGCGCTCTCGGTTTCGCCCGCCAGGTGGGCGAAACCGGAGAATCGGTCCGGCTGGAAGAGATGTATCGCGACGCCAAAATTCTCGAGATCTTCGAAGGCGCCAATGAACTCCAGCAGTGGATCGTCGCGCGGCAACTGATCGGCCGGGACGTCACCGGCTGA
- a CDS encoding acyl-CoA dehydrogenase family protein: MPSLLSEEETLLVETVRLFVDRDVKPTVREVEHANEYPAAWIDQMKRIGIYGLAVPEEYGGTPVSTACYVMVTQELARGWMSLAGAMGGHTVVAKLVSQFGTDEQRQKYLPVLATGEMRATMALTEPGGGSDLQAMTTTALPAADDESELVVNGSKTWISNARRSGLIALLCKTDPKASPKHAGISVLLVEHGPGLTVSRDLPKLGYKGVESCELSFDDCRVPASAILGGVPGKGFGQMMKGLETGRIQVASRALGVATAALEDALAYAQDRESFGQPIWKHQAIGHYLADMATKLTAARQLTLYAAERYDSGERADMEAGMAKLFASETAMEIALNAVRIHGGYGYSTEYDVERYFRDAPLMIVGEGTNEIQRNVIAAQLVARGGI; this comes from the coding sequence ATGCCTAGTCTGCTCAGCGAGGAAGAGACCCTGCTCGTCGAGACCGTGCGGTTGTTCGTCGACCGTGACGTGAAACCGACCGTTCGCGAGGTCGAGCACGCCAACGAATACCCCGCGGCCTGGATAGACCAGATGAAGCGCATCGGTATCTACGGCTTGGCGGTGCCCGAGGAATACGGCGGAACCCCCGTGTCGACCGCGTGCTACGTGATGGTCACCCAGGAGTTGGCTCGTGGCTGGATGAGCCTGGCCGGCGCGATGGGTGGTCACACCGTCGTGGCCAAGCTCGTGTCACAGTTCGGCACCGACGAACAGCGCCAGAAGTATCTCCCCGTGCTGGCCACCGGCGAGATGCGGGCCACCATGGCACTGACCGAACCCGGCGGCGGTTCGGACCTGCAGGCCATGACCACCACCGCGCTGCCTGCGGCGGACGACGAGTCCGAACTGGTGGTCAACGGCTCGAAGACGTGGATCTCCAACGCGCGCCGCTCGGGACTCATCGCCCTGCTCTGCAAGACCGACCCCAAGGCCTCCCCCAAGCACGCGGGCATCTCCGTGCTGCTCGTCGAGCACGGCCCGGGCTTGACCGTGTCCCGGGATCTGCCCAAGCTGGGCTACAAGGGCGTGGAGAGCTGCGAACTGTCGTTCGATGACTGCCGCGTACCGGCGTCGGCGATCCTCGGCGGCGTTCCCGGCAAGGGCTTCGGCCAGATGATGAAGGGGCTCGAGACGGGCCGCATCCAGGTGGCGTCGCGGGCACTGGGCGTGGCGACCGCCGCGCTCGAGGACGCCCTGGCCTACGCGCAGGACCGCGAGAGTTTCGGTCAACCGATCTGGAAACACCAAGCCATCGGGCACTACCTCGCCGATATGGCCACCAAGCTCACCGCCGCCCGCCAGTTGACGCTCTACGCGGCGGAGCGCTATGACAGCGGCGAACGAGCCGACATGGAGGCCGGCATGGCCAAACTGTTCGCGTCCGAGACCGCGATGGAGATCGCACTCAACGCCGTCCGGATTCACGGCGGGTACGGGTACTCGACGGAGTACGACGTTGAGCGCTACTTCCGCGATGCGCCCCTGATGATCGTCGGCGAAGGCACCAACGAGATCCAGCGAAACGTCATCGCGGCGCAACTGGTGGCACGCGGCGGCATCTGA
- a CDS encoding TetR/AcrR family transcriptional regulator, whose protein sequence is MSVHDNFIYHELEYVNEIKSGRAGAVALIVTREDYMIVGLEVLADRGHLCLKLAEVCRRLGVTSGSFYHFFDSWAAYRSQLIQYWKEHGTLAKLTIISAEPDPRRRIEGLVDVAVRLDHSAEGAIRAWSRVDDEVAAVQSEVDSLRHRVVLDSAREMGVDEPRANRFAAASLYLLVGYEQAALAPDIEGLAGILRDLITLLESDGAERLPGRAISGPHPHIERE, encoded by the coding sequence ATGAGTGTCCATGACAACTTTATTTATCATGAATTAGAATATGTCAATGAGATCAAGTCGGGTCGCGCAGGAGCGGTCGCACTCATCGTGACTCGCGAGGACTACATGATCGTGGGTCTGGAAGTTCTGGCCGACCGCGGTCACCTCTGCCTCAAGCTGGCCGAAGTGTGTCGCAGGCTTGGTGTGACCTCGGGATCCTTCTATCACTTCTTCGACAGTTGGGCGGCATACCGCAGCCAGCTGATCCAGTACTGGAAAGAGCACGGCACGCTGGCGAAGCTCACCATCATCAGCGCCGAGCCCGATCCTCGTCGGCGTATCGAGGGTCTCGTCGACGTCGCAGTGCGTCTGGACCACTCCGCTGAGGGAGCCATCCGCGCGTGGAGCAGGGTGGACGACGAGGTCGCCGCGGTTCAGTCGGAAGTTGACTCGCTGCGTCACCGGGTCGTGCTCGACTCCGCCCGCGAGATGGGTGTCGACGAGCCGCGCGCGAACCGGTTCGCCGCCGCATCGCTGTATCTGCTCGTCGGGTACGAGCAGGCGGCGTTGGCCCCGGACATCGAAGGCCTTGCGGGCATCCTCCGCGATCTGATCACCTTGCTCGAAAGTGATGGGGCCGAACGGCTTCCAGGGAGAGCGATCAGCGGTCCGCACCCTCATATCGAGAGAGAATAA
- a CDS encoding CAP domain-containing protein: MQPTIRADRNRRESTAVFVRGSLAVSAAVLIALATAATSQADNRRLNQSVIANVYTVQHQAGCTNNVVNNPQLQLAAQWHTRDVMGHRDLTAELGSDGSTPQSRADAAGYRGVVQQTVAINPALAINGIELINQWYRNPTALATMRNCSNTQIGVWSENSLDRTVVVAVYGRPA; this comes from the coding sequence ATGCAACCGACCATCCGTGCAGACCGCAACAGACGCGAGTCGACCGCCGTTTTCGTACGCGGATCCCTCGCGGTGAGCGCCGCGGTGCTGATCGCACTGGCGACCGCGGCGACATCGCAGGCAGATAACCGCAGGCTCAACCAGAGCGTGATCGCCAATGTCTACACCGTGCAACACCAGGCAGGCTGCACGAACAACGTCGTGAACAACCCACAATTGCAGCTCGCCGCGCAGTGGCACACCCGCGATGTGATGGGCCACCGCGACCTCACCGCCGAACTCGGCTCGGACGGATCGACACCGCAGTCACGCGCCGACGCCGCCGGCTATCGCGGTGTCGTGCAGCAGACTGTGGCGATCAACCCCGCTCTGGCCATCAACGGCATCGAGCTCATCAACCAGTGGTACCGCAACCCGACAGCGCTGGCCACCATGCGGAACTGCTCGAACACTCAGATCGGCGTGTGGTCGGAGAACAGCCTGGATCGCACGGTCGTCGTGGCGGTGTACGGTCGGCCGGCCTGA
- a CDS encoding phosphotransferase family protein: protein MDTHPEAGLTVPAHDTTRGGHGPDGAGMWTQPVAVLDWMLAHDLDATPPLTITRVGIGQSNITTVITDAAGGEWVMREPPPGTSAGSAHDLLREAGILRALSGSGVPVPRLVGTGTSPEGSPFLVMERVAGAALENEQDAHALTPAQRRDLGVSVAATLATLHRLDPDILGIEVSRSPYVARQIRRVTAAWDLVCTESRHDRDWRAVRDGLAERMPQAGPPAIMHGDYRLSNLLVSAGRITAVLDWELCTVGDPLADLAWLLDDWRPADEPAIVMPSPTRAGGFPDRDEMVSVYREVTGCRVDELDYYRAFTQWRAASLLEGVRARRRSGAMGSHAAIDPEELEDSIGVLLTSAAAQIRATR from the coding sequence ATGGACACTCATCCGGAAGCCGGCCTGACTGTGCCCGCCCATGACACCACCCGCGGTGGCCACGGGCCCGACGGCGCGGGGATGTGGACGCAGCCGGTCGCCGTCCTTGACTGGATGCTGGCCCACGACCTCGACGCCACGCCTCCCCTGACGATCACCCGCGTGGGCATCGGCCAGTCGAACATCACCACCGTGATCACCGATGCCGCCGGCGGCGAGTGGGTGATGCGTGAACCGCCACCAGGCACCTCGGCCGGCTCGGCACACGATCTTCTCCGCGAGGCGGGCATCCTGCGAGCACTGTCCGGTTCCGGCGTCCCGGTGCCACGGTTGGTCGGCACGGGCACGAGCCCGGAAGGGTCACCCTTTCTGGTGATGGAGCGCGTTGCGGGCGCCGCGCTGGAGAACGAGCAGGACGCTCATGCGCTCACCCCTGCTCAGCGGCGCGATCTCGGGGTCTCGGTGGCCGCAACGCTGGCCACACTGCATCGCCTCGACCCAGACATTCTCGGCATCGAGGTCTCGCGCAGCCCGTACGTCGCGCGGCAGATCCGCCGCGTGACGGCGGCATGGGATCTCGTCTGCACCGAGAGTCGCCACGACCGTGACTGGCGGGCGGTGCGCGACGGACTGGCGGAACGCATGCCGCAGGCCGGTCCCCCGGCGATCATGCACGGCGACTATCGGCTGTCGAATCTGCTGGTTTCCGCGGGGCGGATCACCGCAGTTCTGGACTGGGAGCTCTGCACTGTCGGCGACCCGCTGGCCGACCTGGCCTGGTTGCTCGACGACTGGCGGCCCGCAGACGAGCCCGCCATCGTGATGCCCAGCCCGACCAGGGCCGGCGGGTTCCCCGACCGCGACGAGATGGTCTCCGTGTACCGCGAGGTCACCGGGTGCCGAGTCGATGAGCTCGACTACTACCGGGCTTTCACGCAATGGCGCGCAGCCAGTCTGCTGGAGGGAGTCCGGGCGCGTCGCCGCTCCGGGGCAATGGGGTCACATGCCGCCATCGACCCAGAAGAGCTCGAGGACTCCATCGGTGTGCTCTTGACGTCGGCGGCCGCGCAGATCCGAGCGACGCGCTGA
- a CDS encoding cytochrome C oxidase subunit IV family protein, with product MLTTLLRDRITVVWFILVAATLASWVLGVGHDLPDRYAAISILVISFAKVHFVGRYFMELRNAPVGLTAIFGAWNVVVAAVLIGLYLYA from the coding sequence ATGCTGACAACCCTTCTGCGTGACCGCATTACCGTCGTATGGTTCATCCTGGTCGCTGCGACGCTGGCGTCCTGGGTCCTCGGCGTCGGCCATGACCTGCCAGATAGGTACGCAGCGATCAGCATCCTGGTGATTTCCTTTGCGAAGGTGCACTTCGTGGGCCGGTACTTCATGGAGTTGCGCAACGCGCCGGTCGGGTTGACGGCGATCTTCGGGGCCTGGAATGTGGTGGTGGCAGCCGTGCTGATCGGTCTGTATCTCTACGCCTAG
- a CDS encoding fibronectin-binding protein encodes MSAVVVAVGVAVAVVGAAPVHADPLDEPCALAVSLLCRFMPIAPELEGDVDYTQQQTGAGILAPESAQPVDPCAGGCI; translated from the coding sequence GTGAGCGCGGTCGTTGTCGCGGTAGGTGTCGCCGTGGCGGTCGTCGGGGCAGCTCCGGTCCATGCTGATCCGCTGGATGAGCCTTGTGCGTTGGCGGTGTCGCTGCTCTGCAGATTCATGCCGATCGCTCCTGAGCTCGAAGGCGATGTGGACTACACCCAACAGCAGACCGGGGCAGGGATTCTGGCACCGGAGTCGGCGCAGCCCGTCGATCCCTGTGCCGGCGGCTGTATCTGA
- a CDS encoding TetR/AcrR family transcriptional regulator yields MSRQSNRLSAPVDQAVVEDPVTESKSVLTRSRILDAAARVLSDRGYAGLRLTDVAAAADLQAPAIYYYFPSRDELIEEVMWAGIADMREHVASALDNIPDGTPPLDKLLSAAEAHLRHELEISDYTTAAIRNAGQVPQAIRKRQILEEERYGDIWRRLINDVAREGILRPELDLYIAQMLVLGALNWAVEWWNPRRSSVEAVVHNAQSIIRHGLTEAAPG; encoded by the coding sequence ATGTCCAGGCAAAGCAATCGGCTGTCGGCGCCGGTAGATCAGGCGGTTGTCGAGGATCCGGTGACGGAATCTAAGTCGGTGTTGACGAGATCTCGCATCCTCGATGCTGCGGCGCGGGTGCTCTCGGACCGCGGTTACGCGGGACTGCGTCTCACCGATGTCGCGGCGGCTGCGGACCTGCAGGCACCGGCAATCTACTACTACTTTCCCTCTCGGGACGAGCTCATCGAAGAGGTGATGTGGGCCGGGATCGCCGATATGCGCGAGCACGTGGCGTCGGCACTGGACAACATTCCAGATGGGACGCCGCCGCTGGACAAGCTGCTCAGCGCCGCTGAAGCGCATCTGCGTCATGAGCTTGAGATTTCTGACTACACGACGGCGGCAATCCGGAATGCGGGCCAGGTGCCGCAGGCCATTCGCAAGCGGCAGATCCTCGAAGAAGAACGTTACGGCGACATCTGGCGCAGGCTGATCAACGACGTGGCCAGGGAGGGCATATTGCGCCCCGAGTTGGATCTCTACATCGCGCAGATGCTGGTGCTGGGGGCGTTGAACTGGGCCGTGGAATGGTGGAACCCGCGGCGTAGCTCGGTGGAAGCTGTTGTCCACAACGCCCAGTCGATCATTCGGCACGGTCTCACCGAGGCCGCGCCCGGCTGA
- a CDS encoding cytochrome c oxidase subunit 3 family protein, with the protein MVEVHVDGGAARKPVTAARHLPGEEGMWVFIFGDMTVFAMLFGVYLYYRGEAPAQFNESQLQLNQTFGVVNTVVLLTSSLLVVTAVRAMRRDARGLARWLTYGAMLCGFIFVLNKAIEYGEKISHGLVPATNQFFMYFYVMTGLHLVHVAIGLALLWFVVKLTRKPAYEAREQRYLEGSACFWHMVDLLWIVIFPLLYLVK; encoded by the coding sequence ATGGTGGAAGTGCACGTGGATGGCGGTGCGGCGCGCAAGCCGGTCACCGCCGCACGCCACCTTCCCGGCGAGGAGGGCATGTGGGTCTTCATCTTCGGCGATATGACGGTTTTCGCAATGCTTTTCGGCGTATACCTCTATTACCGCGGCGAAGCACCGGCTCAGTTCAACGAATCCCAACTCCAGCTCAACCAGACATTCGGTGTCGTCAACACGGTGGTGCTGCTGACCAGTTCATTGTTGGTGGTCACCGCCGTGCGTGCCATGCGCAGAGATGCCCGTGGGTTGGCCCGCTGGCTCACCTATGGCGCCATGCTCTGTGGGTTCATCTTCGTGCTCAACAAGGCGATCGAGTACGGCGAGAAGATCTCCCACGGGCTGGTGCCGGCCACGAATCAGTTCTTCATGTACTTCTACGTGATGACCGGACTGCACCTGGTTCACGTCGCCATCGGATTGGCCCTGTTGTGGTTCGTCGTCAAGCTGACCCGCAAACCCGCATATGAAGCCCGCGAGCAGCGCTACCTGGAAGGGTCTGCGTGTTTCTGGCACATGGTCGACCTGCTGTGGATTGTGATCTTTCCGCTCCTGTACTTGGTGAAATGA
- a CDS encoding pyridoxamine 5'-phosphate oxidase family protein — protein sequence MCLRANPKGPIQRMKPDIEDGAVRPQRRRRSIAMTPDEVDTFLSGQRTCRVATVTRSGQPHVTPLWFGWDGTSLWLYSITDSQRWSDLSHGSQVAVVIDDGDHYGELRGVEILGTAAVVGEVPRRGIVHPELAEPERLFSEKYFRADEFSYDGRHGWLRITPAILRSWDFRKIRTAKH from the coding sequence GTGTGCCTCCGCGCCAACCCGAAAGGACCAATTCAGCGCATGAAACCAGACATTGAGGACGGCGCTGTGCGGCCGCAGCGCCGGCGCCGGTCGATAGCGATGACCCCTGACGAGGTCGACACCTTTCTCTCGGGCCAGCGCACCTGCCGCGTTGCGACCGTGACGCGCTCCGGCCAGCCGCATGTCACGCCGCTGTGGTTCGGCTGGGACGGTACGTCTTTATGGCTGTACTCGATCACCGACAGCCAACGGTGGTCAGATCTCAGCCATGGTTCGCAGGTCGCCGTCGTCATCGACGACGGCGATCATTACGGTGAGCTTCGCGGTGTCGAGATCCTCGGCACCGCCGCGGTGGTAGGTGAGGTACCGCGGCGCGGCATCGTTCATCCCGAACTTGCCGAACCCGAACGACTGTTCTCCGAAAAATATTTCCGTGCAGACGAATTCAGCTACGACGGCCGCCATGGCTGGCTGCGCATCACACCGGCGATTCTGCGGAGTTGGGACTTTCGCAAGATTCGGACCGCGAAGCACTAG
- a CDS encoding DUF732 domain-containing protein, whose product MAAIAHADEVAFLVNVTVRPGYNFSSAQAALGYGDRLCEKVRSGSPYASVMSDVRHDFGITDEYQASYLITQAANELCPDAIWQLRNSAAGYPGSE is encoded by the coding sequence ATGGCAGCCATCGCTCACGCCGACGAGGTGGCCTTCCTGGTCAATGTGACGGTTCGTCCCGGCTACAACTTTTCCAGCGCCCAAGCCGCGCTCGGCTACGGGGACAGGCTCTGTGAAAAAGTCAGATCCGGTAGCCCCTACGCATCGGTCATGTCGGACGTGAGGCACGACTTCGGCATCACCGACGAGTACCAGGCGTCCTACCTCATCACCCAGGCAGCCAACGAATTGTGCCCCGACGCCATCTGGCAGCTGCGCAACTCTGCTGCCGGCTACCCAGGGTCGGAGTAG